DNA from Bacteroidales bacterium:
TTTCGTATTGGAATCGGAATATTTTCAGCGCCAGATCGTTAAAATCGTTATCACCTGAAATTTTAAAAACAGATTGCCTTATTTCTTCCGCAAGGTTCATGATGTTTGACAAATTCAGGAACGAAATTTGCTTAATTTTGAATATTCAACAATTTGTCATGAAATTCCCCATAAAAATAAGTTTAATTCTGTCCATCCTTGCTGTTCTTGCCTTTATTTCCTGCAAGCGCATTGAAGAATTCCCTCCTGAACCGGCGATATCTTATCTGAATTTTGAAAGAATCTTTAATGAAACGGACAGCATTTATGACCGGGGGATACTGAAATTTGAATTTACAGATGGTGATGGTGATATAGGGTTGGAGAAAAGCGACACTCTTCCCCCTTTTAATCCCGGGAGTAAATATTATTATAACCTGATCATCGATTTTTTTGAAGTCAGGAATGGAGTTGAAACGCCTGTTCCGCTCACTTTTTATAATTCCGAAACCCAGCAATTTGACACGGTTTATCTGAGCGCCAGGATCCCTTTGCTCACCCCAAAAGGTTCCAATAAAGCCCTAACCGGGGAAATTTTTGATACAATATTTATCTATAATTATTACTCTGACTTCGATACCCTGTTTCTGAAGTTTAAAATTGTCGATCGCGCTTTGAATGAAAGTAATCTCGAAAGGACAGCCTACATTGTCAGGAAATTTTATCCCTGATTTAACCCTATGAAAAAAACTTTGGAAAGCAGGAAATTTGTTTTCTTCACCCTCTTTTTTATTGTGGGGCTGGCATTTATCATCAAACTATTTCTGCTCCAGGTTATCCAGGTCCAATACAAACTTTCGGCAGATAATAACGTTCTCCGTTATGTTACGCAGTATCCTCCAAGGGGAGTTGTTTTCGACAGGAATGGCGAGCTAATGGTTTACAATGAAGCCGCTTATGATCTGCTGATCGTACCCAAACTGGTGACAGCTTTTGATACGCTTGAATTTTGCCGGCTGCTGGATATTTCGGTTGAAGAGGTCAGGCAAAATATCAGGAAAGCCCGTAATTATTCGATGTTTAAACCATCCATCTTTCTTGAGCAATTATCAAAAGAAGATTTTGGATACCTGGATGAAGTTCTTTTTAAATTTCCCGGTTTTTTTGTGCAATTGCGGACTATCAGAAAGTATGATTCACCCACTGCGGCGCATGTTCTGGGTTATATAGGCGAAGTGAATAACAGGGACATTGAGCGGGATCCTTATTACAAAATGGGCGACTATATCGGTATGAGCGGGCTTGAGAAATCTTATGAAAGCATACTCAGGGGAAAAAAGGGGATCAAGATCAAACTGGTGGATGTACATAACCGTGAAATGGGCAGTTACCAGGATGGGAAATATGATAGTGCCGCCGTAGCGGGGAAAAATGTTACCATATCCATAGATGCTGAGCTCCAGGCTTACGGGGAAAAGTTAATGCGTTTTAAAAGAGGCAGTATTGTTGCCATCGAGCCTTCGACGGGCGAGATTCTTGTCATGGTATCCAGCCCTTCCTACGATCCTAACCTGTTGGTTGGCCGGGTCCGTTCAAAGAATTTTGCAAAGCTGAACCAGGATACGCTTAAGCCTCTTTTCAACAGGGCGATGCAGGCGCAATATCCCCCCGGATCAACCTTTAAAACCCTGAACACCCTGATTGGTTTGCAGGAAGGTGTCCTTCATACCTACACGCGTTATATGTGCCATGGCGTCAGCACCTCACCAATCCCATGCAGCCACAACCATCCGGCGCCACTTGATCTCCTGCATGCTATCGAGCAATCATGCAATCCTTACTTCTGGCAGGTTTATAAGTCCATCCTTGATCAGAATAAATTCCACACGATGCAGGAAAGTTATAATTACTGGCGTGACCTGGTGACGAGTTTTGGAGTTGGCACTATCCTGGAAAGCGATGTTGTCGACCAGGCAAATGGTAACCTTCCTAAAGACACTTATTATGATAAATATTATGGAAAGACTGGCTGGAGGGCTATGACAATACGGTCACTTGCGATTGGCCAGGGAGAAGTGGAAGAGACCCCGCTGCAGATGGCAAATATAGTTGCTACCATAGCCAACAGAGGGTATTATCATCCGCCTCATTTATTGAAAGCTGTAGAAGGTGATGTTCAGGCTGCCGCAAAGTTTGAAAAGAAGATCTATCCTAAAATAGCTTCAGAGTATTATCAGACACTGATTGATGGAATGGAATTGGTTTATGAGGGTGGCGGAGCAAGATGGTACAAGATCGACAGTGTGGAGTGTTGTGGTAAAACCGGGACATCGCAGAATCCGCACGGAAAAAATCACGCGGTTTTTATTGCTTTTGCCCCTAAAGATAATCCTAAAATAGCCATTGCCTGCGTTGTAGAAAATTCAGGCTACGGAGCTACCTGGGCTGCGCCTATTGCAAGCCTGATCATGGAAAAATATCTTAAAGGAGAGGTAAAACAAAAGGCAACCGAGGAACGGATGTTAAATGCTTATTTATTAGGCCCCCAATGACAAGGGAAAGAAACATATACGGGAAGATTGACTGGATCACGGTATGGCTTTATATCATCCTGGTCCTGATGGGATGGGTGAGTGTCTATTCCTCTGTTTATGATGAAACACACAGCAGTATCCTGGATATATCACAGCGTTATGGCAAGCAAATGATCTGGATCCTGGCCGGCGGAGTAATTGCTTTCATGATCATGCTGATTGATGCGAAGGTTTACAATGCTTTTGCTTATATCATATATGCCCTGTCAATTTTAATTTTGTTGGCCGTTTTAAGTATAGGCACTGAAATTTCAGGTTCCAAGTCATGGTTTCAAATCGGAGGTGTTGCCTTACAGCCGGCTGAGTTTGCCAAATTTGCTACCTGCCTGGCACTGGCCAGGTATCTCAGCTCTTACGCAACCGACTTTAACAGGCTTCGGGCCAAGATAATTTCCACCCTTATCATTTTCACTCCCGGCATTCTCATTTTATTTCAGAATGACACCGGATCCGCGATAGTTTATATCGCTTTAATCCTGGTTTTGTACAGGGAGGGCCTTTCAGGCTATTTCCTTATTTCCGGGGTTATTGCTGTGGTCCTATTCATTATGACCCTCTTGATCAACCAGTATATCATGACTATAGTCCTGACTGTGCTGGCTGTCCTGGTTTATTATAATAACAGGTTCCTCCGGAGAAGATGGTGGATTATTATAATTGTATGGTTGGCTTCCGTAGGATTTGTATATACAGTGGATTATGTTTTTGATAATTTATTGGAAGAGCATCAGAAAACCAGGATAAGTGTCCTGCTGGGTACAGAAACGGATCCTAAGGGAGCCGGTTACAATGTTAACCAGTCGAAAATTGCCATTGGCTCAGGAGGGTTGATCGGCAAGGGCTTTTTACAGGGAACCCAGACCAAGTATAATTTCGTGCCGGAACAAAGCACGGATTTCATTTTCTGCACGGTGGGTGAGGAGTGGGGTTTTGTCGGGAGTTCCGTAGTTGTTGTCCTTTTCGTGTTCCTGCTTTACAGGCTGGTGAAGATGGCCGAGCGACAACGCTCGGATTTCAGCCGGATTTACGGCTATGGGGTCATATCTATCCTGTTCTTTCATTTCCTGGTCAATATAGGAATGACCATCGGACTGGTTCCGGTGATAGGGATACCTTTGCCATTTTTCAGCTATGGAGGCTCTTCACTATGGGCATTTACTATCCTGCTTTTCATTTTCATCAAGCTGGATGCAAACCGCCTGGCACTGTTTTAAAAGAATAGCAAACGGTTATCCTCGATCTTCGCTTTCTTCTGCAATGCCGAGAACATCGGATTTGCATTCATACGGGAACGGAAAGTCGAGATCAGTTGATCACGGTAGAGATTATAATTGGCAACCTGGGGAGGTTCATAGAAGCGGTCGACTTTCACTACAAATACCGCACCGTTACCCTGGATGGGCTCAGATTGGTCTCCTTCATTCATTGCAAAAACTTCCCCTATGACCTGGAATTCACTTCCAAAGCCCGGAATATTCCGTGAAGAGAATGTCAGGGTCAGATTCGTATCGACTTTAGCGTTAAAGTCACGGGCGATCTGGTAGATGTCGCTGCTCCCGGTACTCTTGATCTTTTCTTTGATCATGGAAGCTTTCTTCTCGTTAAGCACGAAAGTCTTTATGTTTTCCTTCATTTGTTCAAGAGGGATGGCGCCTTTTTCGCGAATGTTGGTCAGGACGGCAACAACATAGGATCCACCCACATCAAACACCGGGGAAACTTCGCCGAGTTTAATGCCTTCATAGTAAGCCCAGCGGACAATTTCACGCGGGTAGTCGATGCCAGGGATGCTGTTTCCCATTTCCCTCAGGTAGGTCGCAGAACGCTTGTTTAAACCCTGATCGGTCACAGCAGTTTCAAACTTTGCCATGGTATTATTTTCTCCTGCAAAAGAGCTGGCCTGGGTATAGACATCCTGGAAGGTTTTGCTGCTTGGAACAAGAGAACGGTCGATGACAGCCGCCCTGATTTTAGTTACCGGATCTTTTTTACCAGTGATCTTAATGACATGAAAACCGAAAACGGTTTCGACTTTAACAATATCTCCCACATTTCCTTTAAGGACCGCTTCATTGAACGGACCAATCATATTTCCATCGGCAAACCAGCCCAGGTCGCCATTATTTTCTTTTGCTGAGCCATCGTCAGAGAGCTGGTAGGCGAGGACCTGAATTTTGGTTTTATCAGCATTCAACACATTCAGGAGGCTATCAGCTAGTCTTCCTGCCTGTTCCTTCGTCCGGGTTATCGTTTCCGCGGCCTTGTAAGCTCCCTGGTAAGCAATCAGTATATGTTCCGCTTTCATAGAATCCGGGCGCGCTTGCATATCCATCAACCGGGCCATGTGCCAGGCATTATTCTCTTCATAAGGAGAAACAAAGGTTCCGACCGGTGAAGAGAAGAGGAGGGAATCGATCGTAACAGGCAACTGGCCCTTTTTGAACCATGTGCTATCGTAGCGCTTATCAGAAGTGGAATTGACAAAAGTTATATAATCAGATGTATTGCGGAAATCATCATAGATCTGGTAAACTGATTCCCGGGTCAAGGTGCGGTCTTCAGCCGAAGGGAGGACTTCAAAGATCACATAATCGAGATCCCTGGAGGGTTCCTGCTCATACAGGTGCTTATTTTTTTCATAATAAGCCTCATAATCTTTGTCGGTCAAAACCACATCCTCGTCTTTCAAGGTTGTATAGCGAATGGCAACATAACGGATTTCAGCATTCTTTTTTTTGCTTAAATAATCCATACTTGCAAAAGCTTCCGGCATATAGTAACCTTTAGCAACCAGTGCCTGATATTTTTGAGTCAGACGGTCTTCTTTAATATATTTTTCGAGGTTAAGCCATTGCTTCTTCACCTCCGGTTTCATATTATCCAGGTTTTGAAGGAAGTTGATGACCATCTGGGGGCTGTATTGCTTGGTATTTGGGTCCTGGAAATATTGCCTTATCAGGTTGTGAGGACGGGGGCCTTGGACGAGGTCATAAAGCTCCTCAGTAGTAACGTTAATTCCCAGCCGCTCATATTCCTTTCCCATTATAATTTCATTCAGGTACTGGGTCCAGGTGCTTTGCCTGATATCGAAAGTTTCCTGCACGGTGAGGTTTTCTTTATTCTGATTGGTACGTTGCATTTCTATATTATCATCAACCCGGCGGTTATAATCTGCAACGGTGATTTCTTCCCCAGCTATTGATCCCAAGGGCGGAAGACTATTTCTTCCTCCTCTTTTTCCGGTGAACAAGTCACTGACAATGAATGCTCCAATTGCCACACCAACGAGGATAACGGCCAATGCCGAATGTTTACGAATAGTTCCAATTACTGCCATATCAACATATTGTTTTTAAAAAGAGGTGCAAAAGTACATAAAATGTTTCAAGTTACAAGTTTCTGGTTTCAAGATTAGAATATTATTTAATAGAAGACAGAAGAAATTCACCTGTAGGGTTCACCGGCCGGTGAACCCTACAACTACCTAATGACCAATTAAAGGCATATCATTCCTCCTCGATCGTCAGCCTTACCAGTTGGATGCGCGCTTCAGTTGCCTGGAGGATATCGAACCTGAAAGGCTTATTCAGAATGGATTCCCCTTCGGCCGGGATACTTTCATGGTCGTGGATGATCAGCCCGGCAAGGGTTTCATATTCTTCTGACTCAGGTAGTCCCAGCTTATATTTATCGTTTAAATAATCGATCTCAAGACGGGCTGAAAAAATAAATTCTCCGGGTTGAACAAGCTTTTCTATCATCTCTTCGGCATCAAATTCATCTTCGATTTCCCCGAAAATTTCTTCCATGATATCTTCCATCGTCACCATTCCGCTGGTTCCGCCGAATTCATCAACGACAACAGCAATATTTTTCTTTTCACGGATGAATTTTGTCAGGGCTATATTGGCCGGCATGGTCTCCGGAATATAAAGTATTGGTTTTATGATGGATTTGATATCATGAGGATTTTTAAACATATCGAAAGAGTGCGCATAGCCGATAATATTGTCAATGGTTTCGCTGTAAACCGGTATTCTTGAAAGGCCATGGGTAATGAAGGTGTTCTTCAGGTCCCCGACAGCCTCTGACTCCTCGATTGCTATCATTTCATTGCGCGGGACCATGGTTTCACGGAGTTTCACTTTGCGGAAATCGATCATATTCTGGAACATCTGGATTTCCTGCTGCACATCTTCCAGTTGCTCTTCATTTTTAGCCAGTTCATTGATATACTGGTCCAGATCGACGATTGTAAATACCGGCTCTTGCCTGGTGAACCTTATTTTCAGCAATCGTTGCAGGATAATCTGAGAAGCACTGGTAAAAAGATAGACAACGGGATACAGGAAGTAATATATAATCCAAAGAGGAACGGCGAAGAAAGTAATGATCGCGTTGGCATTGATCCGGAAAAGCACTTTAGGAAGGAATTCAGCCAGAATAAGAATGATCAGGGTAGCCAGGATAGTCTGGAGTAACAGGATCATAAGTCCTGAGTGGAAGTATTCCGGCAGTAAAGACAGGAAGAGGGGTTCGAGTACATTGGCCATCGCGATGCCATAAATTACCAAAGCTATATTATTGCCCAGCAACAAAGTACCAATAAGGCGGGAAGGATCGCGATAGAAAGCAGACATAATCCGTGCGGTCAGCAGCCCTTTTCCTTTGTCCAGTTCAACTTTCAGCTTATTAGAAGTGATAAAGGCGATTTCCATACCCGAAAAGAAAGCCGAAAGAGCAAGTGTAATAATTATGGCTGCCGTGTTGTTCATTTTGCCGGCTCCTCTTTGATTTCAATCAATCCTTTTGGATTTCTGACCTCGAGTTCATCAAATGGGTGGTAGGATGTCAGCCCATCACCGGTATACACCTGCCCTCCGCTGGTGATCTTGACAAATTTATTCGAGTAAATGAGCCCTTTGTCCCTGTCCCAGAAAAGCTCTTCCGTATTTAGTTTTTCTTCTTTTCCTAAGTTTTCCACCACGACATTGTGCCTGGCTTCTATGAGTTTCTTTTTCTCATATGAAATACCATAATCTGCGGTTATTATCGTCCTGAGGTTCATCGCGGAATCATAAAAAAATACGGTGAAACCCTCAGGGAATAAGAGCAGGGGTTCCTCTGCCGTTTTGTTGACCAGGTAAGGGCTGACGAGTTTAATCTGAACCCTGGCTTTTTCGCTATAAAGGATTTCAATATCCCTGGCGGTCATTTCCGGTAACGTATCGACCACATCCAGGGAAAGGACCGTTTGCACATCATTTTTACATGAAGGAAGAATCGTGCTGATCAAGACAACTGCGATAATTCCGGAAATAAAAAATGTTATGGCTTTCTCCCTAAAAAGAGATAAAGTTTTCAAGGGGTAAAAGTTATTGTTTTGAGGCCCTGATTCTGGTGTCTTCATTTATCCAGCATTCCACCCTATAAATATCGCCTTCTTTCAGCGTGTAGAAAAATATAGTAGATGCAGAGGGGAAGTAGATAGAATAAGCAGCGATCCTTTTATCGGCTTCTTCAGCAAGGTTAGGGTCAATCTGTTTGACTTTCAGGTACTTATCCACGGCCGCCCAATAGGCAACACGGGTAGTAAGGTCATTATCCCCGCAATCTTTGGCCGATTCAGCATACATATCGCCGATCATCATGTAAGGCTCACCATCAGCCGGATTCAATGCAGCTGATTTCAGTGCGTAAGTCCTTGCTGACGGAAAATTATTTATAGCCCGGTAAGCTTTTGCAATATATATATAACTTTTCTGGAGGGCAGCCGGATCATCCATTTTTTCAGCTTCTTTCAGGTATTCAATGGCTTCGGAATATTTCCCTTCGTTAAGCAACATTTTCCCGATCATATAAGCTGAGGCCGGGGAAGGTTCAAGTTCATATAACCTCTTGGTTGTTTCGAAATACAAAGGATCATTCTGGCATTTCTTTTCGTCAAGAATATTGTTGATTTTTTTCAGCAGTTCCACATCATCCGGGGTTTCAGTGAATTTTTTCCGGTAAATCGATACCAGGTCGGTGCAGGTTGCAAACGGTTCAAGGATCAATTCGATATTATTCCGCACAATTTCCCAGTTCCCTTTTTCCTTAGGGATGCTCTCGTTTTTTTTGATATTGTGATCAATAATATCGCTGGCGACATCATAAGAATCAAAAATGACAGCCGAATCAGCTTTACCCTCTTTAGCCATATTAACGGCAACCTTCATATAATAGACCAGCACTGGTCCAGCGGTGTTATCCCCTTCCAGTTCGGCAGATTTTTTCAAATCTTTATAAATCTGTTCTGTATCTTCCGGACGGTAGGAGAACAGATCAACCCCTTTTCTGCCAAGCACATAACCTTCTTTTCCAAAATACACGATCCGTTGGTTATAAACCATCATCAGCGTATCTATATACTTATTTTTCAAAGCCGGATCCGTTGCGGTTTCGATCAGGTAAGAAACTATTTTTACCCCATCGATATAAGTATTCTGGGTTCCTTTCGGGCAATTCAGGAAAACCCACCTCCATGACGGGATAATATCATTCACAGTTTCATTCTTGTAATCGCTGGCTTTCCATTGTTTGAAGAATTCACGGTAAAGGGAAATATTCATTATACAGGTCAGACTGTCTGAGCCATATCGACCTCCATTATTCCCCGCGCTCGGATCTTCATCCTGGGCGAATAATAAGGATGAAGGAATTCCAGCAAAAAATAAGCTGAAGAAGATGGCGACAAATGTTCGTTTCATAGGATTAAGAAATTAAAAATACTTGCTTTTAAAGAACCAGTTTTCAAATACATTAACTCCGACTGTAAATCTAAAAAAATTTTCCTGAATCAGACCATTCTGGGTAGTACCTCTTTTTCCAAAGACTGCAGAAAGATTCAGGGTTGATTTCGATTTCTTTATAGGTAATCCTATTCCAAAACTTATGCCAAATTCTTGGAGGTGTTTACCCTGAAGGTTCAACGGGGTTTTACCAAAATGGAAACCTGCCCGGTAAGCTACTTTTTGTAAATAAGAATTGCTGCTTTGGGCGTTGGGAATATACTCGCCTCCGACAGAAATGTTCCACCTGTTGAGCAGGGAATCGGACTGGCCATAGTACTTGTATTTTTCCCAGTTTTGCCAGAGGAAATCGGCACCGGCTATCCATTTCCCTTCTTTGCCAACCGTAAAACCTGTACCGATCCTGACAGGAAGCGTGAAGCTGCCCTTTTCATTCAACCTGACCTCGATGGTGTCGTAATAAAACTGGGCGGAGCTGATATCGCCGAAGTAAGTTGTTGCCAGGTATGATGCTTTAGATTTAATTTCCACCTGAGGACCGAATACTCCGCCGATGACCATAAAAAGATCTTTGGGGAGATTAGTTTTATATTGAAAGCCTATTTCACCATAAAAGTCACTTGGCCTTATGGATCCACGGATGTAAGTATTCTTCATTTCGATTGAATCAGGAAAAGATATACCACGGCTCCGGATGATAGAACCGAACATATATTTCATGTTAAACCCGATGGAAAGTTTTCCCCCGATCTTGAAGGCATTTCCCCAATAAAGCTGGTTAAAGCCCCCGGAGCCCTGGTAAACATACTGTGTCTTGGTGATCCCCTCCAATTCTTCTTCATAATAAATATCATAGCCTACATAACTGAAAGGAAGGATGCCGAGGCTTGTTCTCCACCAGCGGGTCACCGGGAAGCCGAACATCAGGTGGCTAAGGGAAATGTAACTTCCCTGGTCGGTCAGCCGGTCAGTCTGAAGATTTGTCATAACGCCGAAAATACCGGCATCAAAGACAAAGCTGACGGAATCAAAAGCGGCGTAAGATGCCGGGTTGGCTGTATTAATGAGATTACTCCGCTGAAACCCGTAATATAACCCACCCATTGCAGTGATACGCGGATCCATCCCATTTTCCACAAGGTTTCCCAGGCCGTATCGGGTATAAGGTGAATTGATCGTGATTTGCCCCTTTACCGAAGTTATTTGGGTGGATAACAGCAATATCAACCCAAATAATAAAAGCCTTCCCTTAGCTTGCATGATCATTATAATCAAATATTTCGTTCAATCCGAGCAGTACGAGATCGGGGACTGCAAAGATGTTAATTTTTAGTTTATTGTGCAAGAATTGATGATCGCCGCCTGTAATAATGACCGTTAATTCATCAAATTTATCATGATATAGCCTGATATGTTCCCTGATCTCAGCAGTCACACCGTTATAAACACCTGAAAGTAATGACTCACGGGTTGAACGCCCTATAAGCCCATCAAAGTCATCTGGTTCAATTAACGGTAATTTTCCGGTGAAAGTATGCATGGCCGTAAAGCGCATGCGGATTCCCGGTGATATTCCACCGCCAAGGTATTCGCAGTTTTTGGTAAGAATATCATAAGTGATGCAGGTCCCGGCATCAATGGCAAGTATATTATGACCCGGGAACAGCGACCAGGCACCGGTAACAGCGGCAATCCTGTCCTTGCCCAAACTCTCAGGGGTCTGGTAGAGGTTTTTTATTGGGATAGGCGTCTGCGAATTCAGCAGGATAAATTTACCCGATCGGGAGAGAATTTTTTCCAGCGCCAAAGGATGATTTGATACAGACGAAAGGATAATCCCCTGGAAAGGGCCGTTTTTTTCAATGAAATTAATTAAGGTATCCGGCTTCAGGTCCTGGAATAATTCTTTCAGAAGCAAATTCTTACCGTCGAAAACTGCCAGTTTTTGAAGGGTATTCCCGAAGTCGATGATTAATTTTTTGTTCACGGTTCTGCTAAAGTTTGCAAAGATAGTGAATTTAAGTCGGCGGTCAGCGGTCGGCGGTCAGCAGTTAGATGTATGGGTTTGGAAATATTTTTTGTGAGTATCGGGTATTTTTCCGAAAAAACCGGATAAACAAATAAAAGACTTAT
Protein-coding regions in this window:
- the mrdA gene encoding penicillin-binding protein 2; the encoded protein is MKKTLESRKFVFFTLFFIVGLAFIIKLFLLQVIQVQYKLSADNNVLRYVTQYPPRGVVFDRNGELMVYNEAAYDLLIVPKLVTAFDTLEFCRLLDISVEEVRQNIRKARNYSMFKPSIFLEQLSKEDFGYLDEVLFKFPGFFVQLRTIRKYDSPTAAHVLGYIGEVNNRDIERDPYYKMGDYIGMSGLEKSYESILRGKKGIKIKLVDVHNREMGSYQDGKYDSAAVAGKNVTISIDAELQAYGEKLMRFKRGSIVAIEPSTGEILVMVSSPSYDPNLLVGRVRSKNFAKLNQDTLKPLFNRAMQAQYPPGSTFKTLNTLIGLQEGVLHTYTRYMCHGVSTSPIPCSHNHPAPLDLLHAIEQSCNPYFWQVYKSILDQNKFHTMQESYNYWRDLVTSFGVGTILESDVVDQANGNLPKDTYYDKYYGKTGWRAMTIRSLAIGQGEVEETPLQMANIVATIANRGYYHPPHLLKAVEGDVQAAAKFEKKIYPKIASEYYQTLIDGMELVYEGGGARWYKIDSVECCGKTGTSQNPHGKNHAVFIAFAPKDNPKIAIACVVENSGYGATWAAPIASLIMEKYLKGEVKQKATEERMLNAYLLGPQ
- the rodA gene encoding rod shape-determining protein RodA, producing MTRERNIYGKIDWITVWLYIILVLMGWVSVYSSVYDETHSSILDISQRYGKQMIWILAGGVIAFMIMLIDAKVYNAFAYIIYALSILILLAVLSIGTEISGSKSWFQIGGVALQPAEFAKFATCLALARYLSSYATDFNRLRAKIISTLIIFTPGILILFQNDTGSAIVYIALILVLYREGLSGYFLISGVIAVVLFIMTLLINQYIMTIVLTVLAVLVYYNNRFLRRRWWIIIIVWLASVGFVYTVDYVFDNLLEEHQKTRISVLLGTETDPKGAGYNVNQSKIAIGSGGLIGKGFLQGTQTKYNFVPEQSTDFIFCTVGEEWGFVGSSVVVVLFVFLLYRLVKMAERQRSDFSRIYGYGVISILFFHFLVNIGMTIGLVPVIGIPLPFFSYGGSSLWAFTILLFIFIKLDANRLALF
- a CDS encoding peptidylprolyl isomerase, translating into MAVIGTIRKHSALAVILVGVAIGAFIVSDLFTGKRGGRNSLPPLGSIAGEEITVADYNRRVDDNIEMQRTNQNKENLTVQETFDIRQSTWTQYLNEIIMGKEYERLGINVTTEELYDLVQGPRPHNLIRQYFQDPNTKQYSPQMVINFLQNLDNMKPEVKKQWLNLEKYIKEDRLTQKYQALVAKGYYMPEAFASMDYLSKKKNAEIRYVAIRYTTLKDEDVVLTDKDYEAYYEKNKHLYEQEPSRDLDYVIFEVLPSAEDRTLTRESVYQIYDDFRNTSDYITFVNSTSDKRYDSTWFKKGQLPVTIDSLLFSSPVGTFVSPYEENNAWHMARLMDMQARPDSMKAEHILIAYQGAYKAAETITRTKEQAGRLADSLLNVLNADKTKIQVLAYQLSDDGSAKENNGDLGWFADGNMIGPFNEAVLKGNVGDIVKVETVFGFHVIKITGKKDPVTKIRAAVIDRSLVPSSKTFQDVYTQASSFAGENNTMAKFETAVTDQGLNKRSATYLREMGNSIPGIDYPREIVRWAYYEGIKLGEVSPVFDVGGSYVVAVLTNIREKGAIPLEQMKENIKTFVLNEKKASMIKEKIKSTGSSDIYQIARDFNAKVDTNLTLTFSSRNIPGFGSEFQVIGEVFAMNEGDQSEPIQGNGAVFVVKVDRFYEPPQVANYNLYRDQLISTFRSRMNANPMFSALQKKAKIEDNRLLFF
- a CDS encoding hemolysin family protein, which gives rise to MNNTAAIIITLALSAFFSGMEIAFITSNKLKVELDKGKGLLTARIMSAFYRDPSRLIGTLLLGNNIALVIYGIAMANVLEPLFLSLLPEYFHSGLMILLLQTILATLIILILAEFLPKVLFRINANAIITFFAVPLWIIYYFLYPVVYLFTSASQIILQRLLKIRFTRQEPVFTIVDLDQYINELAKNEEQLEDVQQEIQMFQNMIDFRKVKLRETMVPRNEMIAIEESEAVGDLKNTFITHGLSRIPVYSETIDNIIGYAHSFDMFKNPHDIKSIIKPILYIPETMPANIALTKFIREKKNIAVVVDEFGGTSGMVTMEDIMEEIFGEIEDEFDAEEMIEKLVQPGEFIFSARLEIDYLNDKYKLGLPESEEYETLAGLIIHDHESIPAEGESILNKPFRFDILQATEARIQLVRLTIEEE
- the lptC gene encoding LPS export ABC transporter periplasmic protein LptC, coding for MKTLSLFREKAITFFISGIIAVVLISTILPSCKNDVQTVLSLDVVDTLPEMTARDIEILYSEKARVQIKLVSPYLVNKTAEEPLLLFPEGFTVFFYDSAMNLRTIITADYGISYEKKKLIEARHNVVVENLGKEEKLNTEELFWDRDKGLIYSNKFVKITSGGQVYTGDGLTSYHPFDELEVRNPKGLIEIKEEPAK
- a CDS encoding type III pantothenate kinase, translated to MNKKLIIDFGNTLQKLAVFDGKNLLLKELFQDLKPDTLINFIEKNGPFQGIILSSVSNHPLALEKILSRSGKFILLNSQTPIPIKNLYQTPESLGKDRIAAVTGAWSLFPGHNILAIDAGTCITYDILTKNCEYLGGGISPGIRMRFTAMHTFTGKLPLIEPDDFDGLIGRSTRESLLSGVYNGVTAEIREHIRLYHDKFDELTVIITGGDHQFLHNKLKINIFAVPDLVLLGLNEIFDYNDHAS